A genomic region of Drosophila kikkawai strain 14028-0561.14 chromosome X, DkikHiC1v2, whole genome shotgun sequence contains the following coding sequences:
- the LOC108080231 gene encoding uncharacterized protein, whose amino-acid sequence MQKKPNDSKPEEYDLLIEANMANIGIPEEDDFDEDGTFDEEILEEILEDEEDWFINQEAVFNEEESIGEMSQEDSYNYNDDDNVQPRGFVDPEDSVDPLILSDCGSETCLVCRPHQ is encoded by the coding sequence ATGCAGAAAAAGCCAAACGATTCAAAACCCGAAGAGTACGACCTTCTCATTGAGGCTAATATGGCCAATATTGGTATTCCCGAGGAAGATGATTTCGACGAGGATGGTACGTTTGACGAGGAAATTCTTGAGGAAATTCTCGAGGACGAAGAGGATTGGTTCATCAACCAAGAGGCTGTCTTTAACGAAGAAGAATCTATCGGGGAAATGTCCCAGGAGGATAGTTACAATTACAACGATGACGACAACGTCCAGCCGCGTGGTTTTGTGGATCCGGAAGACTCAGTCGATCCATTGATCCTGTCGGACTGTGGCTCTGAAACCTGTTTAGTTTGCCGCCCTCATCAATAA
- the LOC108080282 gene encoding acidic leucine-rich nuclear phosphoprotein 32 family member E-like isoform X1 — MILEEDIEMLMPNVVPSPPVLQEANVMDPIAEEEELYEDVEYIDDYDDEEGHGEDGHDEEGPDEDGHDEEGHDEDEFYLEELDSDEEYDCDYVFVFHSTFQ, encoded by the coding sequence atgattcTCGAGGAGGACATAGAAATGTTGATGCCTAATGTTGTGCCGTCGCCGCCTGTCTTGCAGGAAGCCAATGTTATGGATCCCATTGCAGAGGAAGAAGAACTCTACGAAGACGTTGAATATATCGATGACTATGATGATGAAGAAGGTCATGGTGAAGATGGTCATGATGAAGAAGGTCCCGATGAAGATGGTCATGATGAAGAAGGTCATGATGAAGatgaattttatttagagGAGCTCGATAGCGATGAGGAATATGATTGTGATTATGTCTTTGTTTTCCATTCCACTTTCCAATAA
- the LOC108080279 gene encoding placenta-expressed transcript 1 protein, producing MTAFNQDQRFALLLIISLVGGSCLLDFTKAQTLTAEDRLSVLKFVGAFMNFLDLELENSTMATPESTSTTPTSVETTTLTSDNNSTDVTTEVTSNSTTTIEETSSSTSATTEPETSTTSTTTEATTTTVRRRMCFKRFCYKFGGDKGYIV from the coding sequence ATGACAGCCTTTAATCAGGATCAGCGTTTCgctttgcttttaattatttccctCGTTGGAGGAAGTTGTCTTTTGGATTTCACCAAGGCTCAGACCTTGACAGCCGAGGATCGTCTCTCAGTGCTTAAGTTTGTGGGTgcctttatgaattttttggatttggaattggaGAACTCCACCATGGCAACGCCAGAGAGTACGAGTACTACTCCCACTTCGGTGGAGACCACCACTTTAACTTCAGATAATAACTCCACGGATGTAACCACGGAGGTAACAAGTAACTCCACCACGACAATAGAGgagaccagcagcagcacctcgGCTACCACGGAGCCTGaaaccagcaccaccagcaccaccacagaGGCAACCACAACTACAGTGAGGCGTCGCATGTGCTTCAAGCGTTTTTGTTACAAGTTTGGAGGCGACAAAGGCTATATTGTTTAA
- the LOC108080282 gene encoding acidic leucine-rich nuclear phosphoprotein 32 family member E-like isoform X2, whose amino-acid sequence MDPIAEEEELYEDVEYIDDYDDEEGHGEDGHDEEGPDEDGHDEEGHDEDEFYLEELDSDEEYDCDYVFVFHSTFQ is encoded by the coding sequence ATGGATCCCATTGCAGAGGAAGAAGAACTCTACGAAGACGTTGAATATATCGATGACTATGATGATGAAGAAGGTCATGGTGAAGATGGTCATGATGAAGAAGGTCCCGATGAAGATGGTCATGATGAAGAAGGTCATGATGAAGatgaattttatttagagGAGCTCGATAGCGATGAGGAATATGATTGTGATTATGTCTTTGTTTTCCATTCCACTTTCCAATAA
- the LOC108080284 gene encoding uncharacterized protein, translating to MIPEANIELLEADLVPPFMEENGFIVPVEESNLMGPMTLAQVYEYLDNATNDDLEEYFSMEELVTDEDTQDEYDYIEELDTDEEDPLEDEFHFSFIDWLLMLYNAIFQ from the coding sequence atgaTTCCCGAGGCAAACATTGAACTGTTGGAAGCCGATTTAGTGCCGCCGTTCATGGAGGAGAACGGTTTTATAGTTCCTGTGGAGGAGAGCAATCTTATGGGTCCCATGACGCTGGCTCAAGTGTATGAGTACTTGGACAACGCCACCAATGACGATCTCGAAGAATACTTCTCTATGGAAGAGCTGGTCACTGACGAGGACACTCAAGATGAATACGACTATATCGAGGAGCTCGATACCGACGAGGAAGATCCCTTGGAGGATGAGTTCCATTTTTCATTTATCGACTGGCTGTTGATGCTTTACAACGCCATTTTCcaataa